A genome region from Pygocentrus nattereri isolate fPygNat1 chromosome 6, fPygNat1.pri, whole genome shotgun sequence includes the following:
- the aff3 gene encoding AF4/FMR2 family member 3 isoform X1, translating into MTHSWPSQHPPGGGGTERFLYSDSKERKRHSSQHKHVRDDASMRMPRVAPHKSMLADDLKLSSDEDDGDKGHQLASWADNHNLPGQHTHTHGGRARHSSSGSSGSDSSSESESSSQRSLSPSPRTHSQPGSTGQVQPSSFSKESLHYQDPSFTHWQLDKWLVHRNQQSVDHEPGGGQSCSVTYDSGRGPSPGRYWERDSSLVARRDHSPSQSPVPSPRFDYSPRHSLRSSPAYSPYPSPGSSPVPSPVPSVCPSPGASLRVSRTPSPLPLHPPKSPSPSLVPASASPRLTSYPQVTTHHQESPRRPTQPTLTSSPVRQPKVRPCVPPNQNTERINVSRLKDSRPPGLSQHHSKHKETPHRPKAQSIDSRSKSRSSPIGSSPHHQSQSRSKPNLSPKTKPRHLSFTNPSTEGSHRPGDPKSKFNQSLNSKPKHSPTSKSKHLAPTESSSGSVHGSSSRPPPQPDLQTSSRPISKPHSRLSPSPKPKPKSREVLVPSTRPPEKEQKPKEREQEGHSRRKAQRGPPVQAAEVQKQGRLAEEQLIRRRWVRSSEEEEEEEERRKRREGEERERKRRRRKEPNAEWQAVQPKQRPHTNSQHYPQSERSGPQREEQRRKKRRRSSEESSHAGVIDSNPSPPLSPPSPTPVICPIRPSPSSSSSSSSSSSSSSSESDSEPSRPLNVAKVPADSTSSQRPAGKQRHHGRPTELRSGVTRPSTSDVTPPDEGQQRRGKHKLYTLVPFGRTEKSTAVSHRGLRNLVVKIDLSLLARVPSASEVSQRRSSLSAKTKEKPSMKHQYHQEQEPGDARNKRKAENGEAQRSSKRSHFHTDKLPPPLYSAGSENKESHSSNKQNGHHEDYFYTKRPLSPLSPPSAVKMHHSDQQHPQKDRDSAVKKTQIQRTQPKIEAECAGASGNTQPPSGTWVPSTNQPAYYRGTVPYTDVSHHAEYYMHEAKRLKHRADAMVDKLGKAVNYVDAALSFMECGKAMEEGPLEAKSPYTMYAETVELIRYAMRLKSHTGPGARQEDQQLAVLCFRCLALLYWQMFRLKKDHALKYSKALLDYFKSSPKVPHTAPSWNDTTKGNVPPTCISPVGLTGSQLGSSPTSPFINIPNRIHQMAANHLNITNSVLYSYEYWDLADSLAKENKEFFNYLNTLTGPLTLHSSMAHIVQYTRQGLQWIRISANLS; encoded by the exons GGACATCAGCTGGCGTCCTGGGCTGATAATCACAA CCTGCCGgggcagcacacacacacacatggcgGGAGGGCGAGACATTCCAGCTCGGGCTCCTCAGGATCTGATTCCTCTAGCGAGTCAGAGAGCAGTAGCCAGCGGTCGCTCAGCCCGAGCCCACGGACGCACTCCCAGCCTGGGTCAACCGGCCAAGTACAGCCCAGCTCCTTCAGTAAAGAG TCTCTCCACTACCAGGACCCATCTTTCACGCACTGGCAGCTGGACAAGTGGCTTGTTCATAGGAACCAACAATCAGTGGATCACGAGCCAGGAGGAGGTCAGAGCTGTAGTGTGACTTATGACTCCGGTCGAGGACCATCTCCAGGACGATATTGGGAGAGAGATTCCAGCCTTGTAGCGAGACGGGACCATAGCCCAAGCCAAAGCCCTGTTCCTAGCCCCAGGTTTGACTACAGCCCCAGGCATAGTCTTCGGTCTAGTCCTGCATATAGCCCTTATCCAAGCCCAGGAAGTAGCCCCGTGCCAAGCCCAGTGCCAAGTGTTTGCCCCAGCCCAGGTGCCAGCCTAAGAGTAAGCCGAACCCCAAGTCCTTTACCCCTCCATCCACCCAAAAGCCCTAGTCCTAGCCTTGTCCCTGCTTCTGCTTCTCCAAGACTCACTTCTTACCCTCAGGTTACTACTCACCACCAGGAAAGCCCCAGACGTCCTACACAACCAACGCTTACCTCCAGTCCTGTGCGTCAGCCTAAAGTCAGGCCATGTGTGCCTCCAAACCAAAACACTGAACGTATTAATGTCTCTCGTCTCAAAGACTCTAGACCGCCTGGTCTGTCACAACATCATTCTAAACACAAAGAGACTCCACACAGGCCCAAAGCCCAGAGCATTGACTCGAGATCCAAATCTAGGTCCAGTCCCATTGGATCAAGTCCTCATCATCAGTCTCAGTCCAGATCCAAACCAAACCTCAGCCCTAAAACAAAACCCAGGCATTTATCTTTCACTAACCCCAGCACTGAAGGAAGCCACAGGCCTGGTGATCCTAAAAGCAAATTTAACCAGAGTTTAAACTCCAAACCAAAGCACAGCCCCACATCCAAATCCAAGCACTTAGCTCCCACTGAATCAAGCAGTGGCTCCGTTCACGGTTCTAGCTCTAGACCTCCACCTCAGCCTGACTTACAGACTTCATCTAGGCCAATTTCAAAGCCTCACTCTAGACTCAGCCCCAGCCCGAAACCCAAACCAAAATCCAGGGAGGTACTGGTGCCCAGCACCAGGCCACCTGAGAAGGAGCAGAAGCCtaaagaaagagagcaggagggTCACAGCCGCAGGAAGGCACAGAGAGGACCTCCGGTCCAGGCTGCAGAAGTTCAGAAACAGGGGAGGCTGGCGGAGGAGCAGCTGATCAGGCGCCGCTGGGTCCGCAGCtctgaagaagaggaggaggaagaggagagaagaaagaggagagagggagaagagagggagagaaagaggaggaggaggaaggagcCAAATGCTGAATGGCAGGCAGTACAGCCCAAGCAGAGACCCCACACCAACAGCCAGCATTATCCACAAAGTGAACGCAGCGGACCACAGCGTGAGGAGcagaggaggaaaaagagaaggaggagcAGTGAAGAATCCTCCCACGCTGGAGTGATAGACTCCAACCcttctcctccactctctccacCCTCTCCCACTCCTGTCATCTGCCCTATAAGGCCATCTCCttcctcttcatcctcttcttcgtcctcttcttcatcatcttcttcagAATCAGACTCGGAGCCCAGTCGGCCCCTGAACGTTGCCAAAGTCCCCGCAGACTCTACATCCAGCCAGCGGCCAGCAGGAAAGCAGAGACATCATGGGAGACCCACAGAGCTGAGGTCTGGAGTAACACGCCCTTCCACTTCAGATGTAACACCTCCAGACGAAGGGCAACAGCGTCGAGGTAAACACAAACTCTACACCCTGGTGCCATTTGGCCGCACCGAGAAGTCTACCGCCGTCTCCCATCGAGGACTGAGGAACCTGGTGGTGAAGATAGACCTCTCACTTCTAGCCAGAGTTCCAAGTGCAAGCGAGGTCTCACAGAGACGATCTTCATTGtcagctaaaactaaagaaaagccTTCCATGAAACATCAGTACCACCAAGAGCAAGAGCCTGGAGATGCAAGGAATAAAAGGAAG GCTGAGAATGGAGAGGCTCAAAGAAGCAGTAAGAGAAGCCATTTTCACACAGACAAGCTCCCACCTCCCTTATACTCAGCTGGCAGTGAAAATAAAGAGAGCCACTCCAGCAACAAACAGAATGG ACATCATGAGGACTATTTTTACACCAAGAGACCACTGTCGCCActctctcctccatctgctGTGAAGATGCATCATTCAGACCAGCAGCAcccacagaaagacagagactcTGCAGTGAAAAAAACACAG ATACAGAGAACTCAACCTAAGATAGAAGCAGAGTGTGCTGGAGCATCAGGAAACACTCAACCTCCTTCTGGGACCTGGGTTCCATCTACCAATCAGCCAGCGTACTACAGAGGAACCGTGCCTTACACTGATGT TTCACACCATGCTGAGTACTACATGCACGAGGCGAAAAGACTGAAACACCGAGCAGATGCTATG GTGGATAAACTAGGTAAAGCTGTGAATTATGTGGATGCTGCTCTGTCCTTTATGGAGTGTGGTAAAGCCATGGAGGAAGGACCTCTGGAGGCTAAGTCCCCTTATACCATGTATGCAGAAActgtggagctgataag ATATGCCATGAGGCTAAAGAGTCACACAGGCCCTGGAGCCAGGCAGGAGGACCAGCAGCTTGCTGTGCTTTG TTTCCGTTGTCTTGCTCTTCTGTACTGGCAAATGTTCAGACTGAAAAAAGACCATGCTCTGAAATACTCCAAAGCCCTCCTGGACTACTTCAAG AGTTCCCCAAAAGTGCCTCACACAGCTCCTTCCTGGAACGATACCACAAA GGGAAATGTACCTCCTACTTGCATATCCCCTGTTGGTTTAACAGGGTCCCAACTTGGCAGCTCTCCCACCTCCCCTTTTATTAATATTCCCAACCGCATCCACCAGATGGCAGCAAACCACCTCAATATCACCAACAGTGTGCTGTACAGTTATGAGTACTGGGATTTGGCTGACTCCTTGGCCAAGGAAAACAAAG AGTTCTTTAACTACTTGAACACACTGACTGGACCATTGACTCTACACAGCAGCATGGCCCATATAGTCCAGTACACCAGACAGGGACTGCAGTGGATACGGATCAGTGCCAATTTGTCTTAG
- the aff3 gene encoding AF4/FMR2 family member 3 isoform X2: MTHSWPSQHPPGGGGTERFLYSDSKERKRHSSQHKHVRDDASMRMPRVAPHKSMLADDLKLSSDEDDGDKGHQLASWADNHNLPGQHTHTHGGRARHSSSGSSGSDSSSESESSSQRSLSPSPRTHSQPGSTGQVQPSSFSKEDPSFTHWQLDKWLVHRNQQSVDHEPGGGQSCSVTYDSGRGPSPGRYWERDSSLVARRDHSPSQSPVPSPRFDYSPRHSLRSSPAYSPYPSPGSSPVPSPVPSVCPSPGASLRVSRTPSPLPLHPPKSPSPSLVPASASPRLTSYPQVTTHHQESPRRPTQPTLTSSPVRQPKVRPCVPPNQNTERINVSRLKDSRPPGLSQHHSKHKETPHRPKAQSIDSRSKSRSSPIGSSPHHQSQSRSKPNLSPKTKPRHLSFTNPSTEGSHRPGDPKSKFNQSLNSKPKHSPTSKSKHLAPTESSSGSVHGSSSRPPPQPDLQTSSRPISKPHSRLSPSPKPKPKSREVLVPSTRPPEKEQKPKEREQEGHSRRKAQRGPPVQAAEVQKQGRLAEEQLIRRRWVRSSEEEEEEEERRKRREGEERERKRRRRKEPNAEWQAVQPKQRPHTNSQHYPQSERSGPQREEQRRKKRRRSSEESSHAGVIDSNPSPPLSPPSPTPVICPIRPSPSSSSSSSSSSSSSSSESDSEPSRPLNVAKVPADSTSSQRPAGKQRHHGRPTELRSGVTRPSTSDVTPPDEGQQRRGKHKLYTLVPFGRTEKSTAVSHRGLRNLVVKIDLSLLARVPSASEVSQRRSSLSAKTKEKPSMKHQYHQEQEPGDARNKRKAENGEAQRSSKRSHFHTDKLPPPLYSAGSENKESHSSNKQNGHHEDYFYTKRPLSPLSPPSAVKMHHSDQQHPQKDRDSAVKKTQIQRTQPKIEAECAGASGNTQPPSGTWVPSTNQPAYYRGTVPYTDVSHHAEYYMHEAKRLKHRADAMVDKLGKAVNYVDAALSFMECGKAMEEGPLEAKSPYTMYAETVELIRYAMRLKSHTGPGARQEDQQLAVLCFRCLALLYWQMFRLKKDHALKYSKALLDYFKSSPKVPHTAPSWNDTTKGNVPPTCISPVGLTGSQLGSSPTSPFINIPNRIHQMAANHLNITNSVLYSYEYWDLADSLAKENKEFFNYLNTLTGPLTLHSSMAHIVQYTRQGLQWIRISANLS; this comes from the exons GGACATCAGCTGGCGTCCTGGGCTGATAATCACAA CCTGCCGgggcagcacacacacacacatggcgGGAGGGCGAGACATTCCAGCTCGGGCTCCTCAGGATCTGATTCCTCTAGCGAGTCAGAGAGCAGTAGCCAGCGGTCGCTCAGCCCGAGCCCACGGACGCACTCCCAGCCTGGGTCAACCGGCCAAGTACAGCCCAGCTCCTTCAGTAAAGAG GACCCATCTTTCACGCACTGGCAGCTGGACAAGTGGCTTGTTCATAGGAACCAACAATCAGTGGATCACGAGCCAGGAGGAGGTCAGAGCTGTAGTGTGACTTATGACTCCGGTCGAGGACCATCTCCAGGACGATATTGGGAGAGAGATTCCAGCCTTGTAGCGAGACGGGACCATAGCCCAAGCCAAAGCCCTGTTCCTAGCCCCAGGTTTGACTACAGCCCCAGGCATAGTCTTCGGTCTAGTCCTGCATATAGCCCTTATCCAAGCCCAGGAAGTAGCCCCGTGCCAAGCCCAGTGCCAAGTGTTTGCCCCAGCCCAGGTGCCAGCCTAAGAGTAAGCCGAACCCCAAGTCCTTTACCCCTCCATCCACCCAAAAGCCCTAGTCCTAGCCTTGTCCCTGCTTCTGCTTCTCCAAGACTCACTTCTTACCCTCAGGTTACTACTCACCACCAGGAAAGCCCCAGACGTCCTACACAACCAACGCTTACCTCCAGTCCTGTGCGTCAGCCTAAAGTCAGGCCATGTGTGCCTCCAAACCAAAACACTGAACGTATTAATGTCTCTCGTCTCAAAGACTCTAGACCGCCTGGTCTGTCACAACATCATTCTAAACACAAAGAGACTCCACACAGGCCCAAAGCCCAGAGCATTGACTCGAGATCCAAATCTAGGTCCAGTCCCATTGGATCAAGTCCTCATCATCAGTCTCAGTCCAGATCCAAACCAAACCTCAGCCCTAAAACAAAACCCAGGCATTTATCTTTCACTAACCCCAGCACTGAAGGAAGCCACAGGCCTGGTGATCCTAAAAGCAAATTTAACCAGAGTTTAAACTCCAAACCAAAGCACAGCCCCACATCCAAATCCAAGCACTTAGCTCCCACTGAATCAAGCAGTGGCTCCGTTCACGGTTCTAGCTCTAGACCTCCACCTCAGCCTGACTTACAGACTTCATCTAGGCCAATTTCAAAGCCTCACTCTAGACTCAGCCCCAGCCCGAAACCCAAACCAAAATCCAGGGAGGTACTGGTGCCCAGCACCAGGCCACCTGAGAAGGAGCAGAAGCCtaaagaaagagagcaggagggTCACAGCCGCAGGAAGGCACAGAGAGGACCTCCGGTCCAGGCTGCAGAAGTTCAGAAACAGGGGAGGCTGGCGGAGGAGCAGCTGATCAGGCGCCGCTGGGTCCGCAGCtctgaagaagaggaggaggaagaggagagaagaaagaggagagagggagaagagagggagagaaagaggaggaggaggaaggagcCAAATGCTGAATGGCAGGCAGTACAGCCCAAGCAGAGACCCCACACCAACAGCCAGCATTATCCACAAAGTGAACGCAGCGGACCACAGCGTGAGGAGcagaggaggaaaaagagaaggaggagcAGTGAAGAATCCTCCCACGCTGGAGTGATAGACTCCAACCcttctcctccactctctccacCCTCTCCCACTCCTGTCATCTGCCCTATAAGGCCATCTCCttcctcttcatcctcttcttcgtcctcttcttcatcatcttcttcagAATCAGACTCGGAGCCCAGTCGGCCCCTGAACGTTGCCAAAGTCCCCGCAGACTCTACATCCAGCCAGCGGCCAGCAGGAAAGCAGAGACATCATGGGAGACCCACAGAGCTGAGGTCTGGAGTAACACGCCCTTCCACTTCAGATGTAACACCTCCAGACGAAGGGCAACAGCGTCGAGGTAAACACAAACTCTACACCCTGGTGCCATTTGGCCGCACCGAGAAGTCTACCGCCGTCTCCCATCGAGGACTGAGGAACCTGGTGGTGAAGATAGACCTCTCACTTCTAGCCAGAGTTCCAAGTGCAAGCGAGGTCTCACAGAGACGATCTTCATTGtcagctaaaactaaagaaaagccTTCCATGAAACATCAGTACCACCAAGAGCAAGAGCCTGGAGATGCAAGGAATAAAAGGAAG GCTGAGAATGGAGAGGCTCAAAGAAGCAGTAAGAGAAGCCATTTTCACACAGACAAGCTCCCACCTCCCTTATACTCAGCTGGCAGTGAAAATAAAGAGAGCCACTCCAGCAACAAACAGAATGG ACATCATGAGGACTATTTTTACACCAAGAGACCACTGTCGCCActctctcctccatctgctGTGAAGATGCATCATTCAGACCAGCAGCAcccacagaaagacagagactcTGCAGTGAAAAAAACACAG ATACAGAGAACTCAACCTAAGATAGAAGCAGAGTGTGCTGGAGCATCAGGAAACACTCAACCTCCTTCTGGGACCTGGGTTCCATCTACCAATCAGCCAGCGTACTACAGAGGAACCGTGCCTTACACTGATGT TTCACACCATGCTGAGTACTACATGCACGAGGCGAAAAGACTGAAACACCGAGCAGATGCTATG GTGGATAAACTAGGTAAAGCTGTGAATTATGTGGATGCTGCTCTGTCCTTTATGGAGTGTGGTAAAGCCATGGAGGAAGGACCTCTGGAGGCTAAGTCCCCTTATACCATGTATGCAGAAActgtggagctgataag ATATGCCATGAGGCTAAAGAGTCACACAGGCCCTGGAGCCAGGCAGGAGGACCAGCAGCTTGCTGTGCTTTG TTTCCGTTGTCTTGCTCTTCTGTACTGGCAAATGTTCAGACTGAAAAAAGACCATGCTCTGAAATACTCCAAAGCCCTCCTGGACTACTTCAAG AGTTCCCCAAAAGTGCCTCACACAGCTCCTTCCTGGAACGATACCACAAA GGGAAATGTACCTCCTACTTGCATATCCCCTGTTGGTTTAACAGGGTCCCAACTTGGCAGCTCTCCCACCTCCCCTTTTATTAATATTCCCAACCGCATCCACCAGATGGCAGCAAACCACCTCAATATCACCAACAGTGTGCTGTACAGTTATGAGTACTGGGATTTGGCTGACTCCTTGGCCAAGGAAAACAAAG AGTTCTTTAACTACTTGAACACACTGACTGGACCATTGACTCTACACAGCAGCATGGCCCATATAGTCCAGTACACCAGACAGGGACTGCAGTGGATACGGATCAGTGCCAATTTGTCTTAG